Proteins found in one Exiguobacterium sp. 9-2 genomic segment:
- a CDS encoding LCP family protein, translated as MAEHQPQRSRLERRRLELEEQAKEEAFSSEESIAHEPLKGQQGTETYHRYVEEQRRDQKSTSRRSKNSVLKQVVQMIGSAGSRLFSNQERSRRSRKTGRSEQSVQKKTDVSSKEAYPKKIKKKRRFKRKLLGLFLLLLIAFVLFASQPFTFLLIGSDARPGESLRGSRSDSLSVMQFIPLSRTIQLTSIPRDTYTPISCENGKKDKITHAFAFGGEECTQDAVSGLLDEDIDGKIVISFDSFIGLVDQIGGIDLVSTGTFSEQDASGKANQYSFQKGKEYHMDGAMALAYSRHRKTDNDGARANRQSEVIQAVATDLLKPTGWSKIPAAHTYMKEEMNLDLSVREMATAGLSIALMSERKHYEIEAVSQRLNGIFYDLPNEKALQELRDRLDTTFYGTLKN; from the coding sequence ATGGCAGAACATCAACCACAGCGCTCCCGCTTGGAGCGACGACGCTTAGAACTAGAAGAGCAAGCAAAAGAAGAGGCATTTTCGTCGGAAGAGTCGATTGCTCATGAACCACTTAAGGGACAGCAGGGAACAGAAACGTACCATCGATATGTTGAAGAGCAACGACGGGACCAAAAAAGTACATCGCGTCGTTCTAAAAACAGCGTACTGAAACAGGTCGTACAGATGATCGGGAGCGCAGGCTCGCGATTGTTTTCTAATCAAGAACGCTCGAGACGTTCGAGAAAGACTGGGCGATCAGAGCAATCCGTGCAAAAAAAAACTGACGTATCTTCAAAAGAAGCCTATCCTAAAAAAATCAAGAAAAAACGTCGTTTTAAACGAAAGCTTCTTGGATTGTTTTTGCTGTTGCTCATCGCATTCGTTCTTTTTGCCTCCCAACCCTTCACGTTTTTGTTGATCGGTAGTGACGCACGACCTGGAGAATCGTTACGCGGGTCACGTTCAGACTCCCTGTCGGTTATGCAATTCATTCCACTTTCTCGAACGATTCAGTTGACATCGATTCCTCGGGACACGTATACACCGATCTCCTGTGAGAATGGAAAGAAAGATAAAATCACACATGCTTTTGCCTTCGGTGGAGAAGAATGTACACAAGATGCCGTTTCTGGTCTACTCGATGAAGACATCGATGGGAAGATCGTTATCTCCTTCGATAGTTTCATCGGATTAGTTGATCAAATCGGCGGAATCGATCTTGTATCGACAGGAACGTTCTCCGAGCAGGATGCAAGTGGGAAAGCAAATCAGTATTCATTCCAGAAAGGAAAGGAATACCATATGGATGGTGCAATGGCACTTGCCTATTCGAGACACCGTAAAACGGACAATGACGGGGCACGCGCAAATCGTCAGTCGGAAGTCATCCAAGCCGTCGCGACGGACTTGTTGAAGCCAACTGGATGGTCGAAAATTCCGGCAGCGCACACGTATATGAAAGAAGAGATGAACCTCGATTTAAGTGTTCGTGAGATGGCAACAGCAGGTTTATCGATCGCCTTGATGTCAGAACGGAAACACTATGAAATTGAAGCCGTCAGTCAGCGATTGAATGGTATTTTCTATGACTTACCGAATGAGAAGGCACTGCAAGAACTACGTGATCGTCTCGATACGACGTTTTATGGTACCTTGAAGAACTAA
- a CDS encoding NAD(P)H-binding protein: MKVLVVGASGTIGARVVKSLAKGHQVTVIVRHEHLVERFEKLGVKAHYVDIETELEKVIEHGVAGQDAVICAATAGVDGEATEIELLDRTVALKTIDAAKKARIRHFVLLSAYGADRPEQFKKDVYPFYAAKNAAEEQIEHSGLTYTIICPVAITTGEGRGLIEADEDLKDTKDATISETDVASILVASVDNRSVFNRRLEVKEGKTSLNEALGGTEAVGSVKDNRQVKKQLPRFN; encoded by the coding sequence ATGAAAGTACTAGTTGTAGGTGCATCCGGTACGATTGGAGCGCGCGTCGTCAAATCGCTTGCCAAGGGTCATCAGGTCACGGTCATCGTTCGTCACGAACATCTGGTGGAACGATTCGAAAAACTCGGTGTCAAGGCACATTACGTCGATATTGAAACAGAACTCGAAAAAGTCATTGAACATGGAGTCGCAGGACAGGATGCAGTCATTTGTGCGGCGACCGCAGGAGTAGACGGCGAAGCAACGGAAATTGAACTGCTGGATCGGACAGTTGCCTTAAAAACGATCGATGCAGCTAAAAAAGCGCGTATACGTCATTTCGTACTATTAAGTGCGTACGGTGCAGATCGACCTGAGCAATTTAAAAAGGATGTCTATCCGTTCTATGCTGCTAAGAATGCGGCTGAAGAGCAGATTGAACATAGCGGTTTGACGTATACGATCATTTGTCCCGTTGCCATCACGACTGGTGAAGGGCGCGGTTTGATTGAGGCAGATGAAGATTTGAAAGATACAAAGGATGCAACGATTTCGGAAACAGATGTCGCATCGATTCTCGTTGCTTCCGTTGATAATCGGTCAGTATTCAATCGACGTCTAGAAGTCAAGGAAGGGAAGACATCCTTGAATGAGGCCTTAGGCGGAACCGAGGCAGTCGGTAGCGTCAAAGATAACCGTCAAGTCAAAAAACAATTACCACGTTTTAACTAA
- a CDS encoding TlpA family protein disulfide reductase translates to MLIYLILAIAIIGIAYQGYQTYDAKQKKVEQQQKQASQGGLEVGMKAPNLSLRQEGKTIDLDEINHDVFVINFWATWCPPCKQEIPELNAFARHTNIPVYGINVTTSERRVSDVADFLKQTPVEYSVLYDRTGNSEDAYRLVAMPATYVLDRKGTILAKHVGPVTEQMLKEMVKRTGG, encoded by the coding sequence ATGTTGATCTATCTGATCCTAGCGATCGCTATCATCGGCATTGCCTATCAAGGTTATCAAACATACGATGCGAAGCAAAAGAAAGTAGAACAACAACAAAAACAAGCATCACAAGGTGGTCTAGAGGTAGGGATGAAAGCCCCGAATCTATCCTTGCGTCAAGAAGGAAAAACAATCGATCTAGACGAAATTAATCATGATGTCTTTGTTATTAATTTTTGGGCGACGTGGTGTCCACCTTGCAAACAAGAAATTCCAGAACTAAATGCCTTTGCACGACATACGAATATACCTGTTTATGGCATCAACGTCACGACATCGGAGAGGCGTGTTTCAGATGTTGCCGATTTTCTGAAGCAGACACCTGTTGAATATTCCGTGTTGTATGATCGAACAGGAAATTCAGAAGACGCCTATCGTCTCGTAGCAATGCCCGCAACCTATGTATTAGATCGTAAAGGAACGATTCTTGCAAAACATGTCGGTCCTGTGACGGAACAGATGTTAAAAGAGATGGTGAAACGAACAGGAGGATGA
- a CDS encoding DUF3006 domain-containing protein produces MIKRGTLERLDGKYAVLLWENGSSFIPRRYLPPEARLGDTIIFDGTTYTLDVSNSSPSSFQTFSFRQMG; encoded by the coding sequence ATGATCAAACGTGGTACGCTGGAGCGACTTGATGGTAAATATGCCGTTCTACTGTGGGAAAATGGTTCAAGCTTCATTCCACGACGTTATTTACCACCTGAAGCAAGATTAGGCGATACAATTATTTTTGACGGTACGACTTATACGTTAGATGTCAGCAATTCATCACCCTCTTCCTTTCAAACGTTTTCGTTTCGGCAAATGGGCTGA
- the nhaC gene encoding Na+/H+ antiporter NhaC has product MRMSFRESAAILGISIIILLSALFGAKAEPHLAILSSLIFVSGYAVYRGFKFEDVEHHMIQGIREAIKPILIMLLVGITIAVWMMSGAVPTLLHFGLSTLSATWFAPSALLIAMVVSTFTGSSFTTIGTVGVALMGIAIALGVNPALAAGAIISGACFGDKMSPLSDTTNFAPGIVNVTVFDHIRFMMGTTIPAITITFILFFIFGRSSGTVDSTVVKTTQEELARLFHLSPWTLLSPLLVMVLALRKMPVIPTLVAGVLSGLLLTGLVQGNWDVSNWMAVIQNGLKLESSSKTVAAIISKGGLQSMMWSVSLVMLALAFGGVLRGIGVIDVIIERTVSRLKRDGSIISAVALSSIGVNVMAGEQYLSILLPGQAFKRVFEERHIDPRFLSRSLEDGGTLVNPLIPWGVSGAFFASTLGVPVTEYIPFAFFLLLSPLFTFLLAFLRPTKVQTKQSLAS; this is encoded by the coding sequence ATGCGCATGTCATTCCGTGAATCCGCAGCTATCCTAGGAATCAGCATCATCATCTTATTGTCCGCGTTATTCGGTGCTAAAGCCGAACCGCATCTTGCCATCTTATCCAGTCTTATTTTCGTCTCAGGATATGCTGTTTATCGTGGATTTAAGTTCGAAGACGTTGAACATCATATGATTCAAGGTATTCGGGAAGCGATTAAACCAATCTTAATCATGTTACTCGTCGGCATAACGATCGCAGTCTGGATGATGAGTGGCGCAGTGCCGACCCTTCTTCATTTTGGTTTATCCACTCTTTCGGCGACTTGGTTCGCACCGAGCGCCCTTCTCATTGCGATGGTCGTTTCGACCTTTACAGGCAGTTCATTTACGACGATCGGTACGGTTGGTGTTGCCTTAATGGGAATCGCAATCGCGTTAGGTGTCAATCCCGCACTTGCAGCAGGTGCTATCATCAGTGGCGCATGTTTTGGAGATAAGATGTCACCTTTGTCAGATACGACGAACTTTGCACCGGGAATCGTCAACGTTACCGTATTTGATCATATTCGTTTCATGATGGGAACGACGATTCCTGCCATCACGATCACATTTATTTTGTTCTTCATCTTTGGACGTAGCAGTGGCACGGTCGATTCGACTGTTGTGAAAACGACACAAGAGGAATTAGCCCGCTTGTTCCATCTATCACCATGGACGCTACTTTCTCCTTTACTTGTCATGGTTCTAGCATTGCGTAAGATGCCGGTCATCCCGACACTTGTAGCTGGTGTCTTAAGTGGTCTATTGTTAACAGGTCTCGTTCAAGGAAATTGGGACGTTTCAAATTGGATGGCCGTCATTCAAAACGGTTTAAAACTAGAATCTTCTAGTAAAACCGTCGCAGCAATCATCAGTAAGGGTGGCTTGCAATCAATGATGTGGTCCGTTTCGCTCGTCATGCTCGCACTCGCTTTCGGTGGTGTTTTACGCGGCATCGGTGTCATCGATGTCATCATTGAACGGACCGTTTCACGACTCAAACGCGATGGAAGTATCATCTCTGCTGTTGCCTTATCTTCCATCGGTGTCAACGTGATGGCTGGAGAACAGTACTTGTCGATTTTATTGCCAGGACAAGCATTTAAACGGGTTTTTGAAGAACGTCACATTGATCCACGTTTCCTTTCTCGTTCACTAGAGGATGGAGGAACACTCGTCAATCCACTCATTCCGTGGGGAGTTTCCGGAGCATTCTTCGCTTCAACACTAGGTGTTCCGGTAACGGAATACATCCCGTTCGCATTCTTTTTACTTCTTTCACCATTGTTTACGTTCTTACTTGCTTTTCTTCGTCCGACTAAAGTCCAAACGAAACAGTCCCTCGCTTCTTAA
- the argC gene encoding N-acetyl-gamma-glutamyl-phosphate reductase, producing MKCTIIGVTGYTGIELLRLLEAHPSFEIVCLMSDSMAGQSMNELFPFMNKKTYSLLSSFSVEHLTETETDIVFLATPSGVSKQYLEQLQNWSGYVIDLSGDLRLPSESYEAWYDKEPIDAQLQQKATYGLPEWNRQAIKTSRWIANPGCYATAVLLGLAPFVKEKKIDPSQIIIQASSGLTGAGKTLTTQTHHVHSSENVRLYKVNQHQHIPEIEQALLEWTGSSYPITFSTQLLPINRGIMAIMTVQPFLDQSEAEWRSWLTEQYATEPFIRVQHSDPEIKSVVGSNHCDLTVYKDERTGRVTIVSVIDNMQKGAAGQAVQNANILAGFDEMSGLTQQPIFI from the coding sequence ATGAAATGTACCATCATCGGAGTAACAGGATACACCGGAATTGAACTATTAAGGCTATTAGAAGCACATCCTTCATTTGAAATCGTTTGTTTGATGAGTGATTCGATGGCAGGACAATCGATGAATGAGTTATTCCCATTCATGAATAAAAAAACGTATTCATTATTATCTTCCTTTTCCGTAGAACATTTAACGGAAACAGAGACAGACATAGTGTTCTTAGCGACACCGAGTGGAGTCTCGAAACAATACTTAGAACAACTTCAAAATTGGTCCGGTTACGTTATCGATTTAAGTGGTGATTTACGACTACCGTCTGAATCGTATGAAGCTTGGTATGATAAGGAACCAATTGATGCCCAGTTACAACAAAAAGCGACGTATGGTTTACCGGAATGGAATCGTCAAGCAATCAAAACGAGCAGATGGATTGCGAATCCCGGTTGTTATGCGACAGCGGTCCTTCTTGGACTAGCACCATTCGTAAAAGAGAAAAAAATCGATCCCTCTCAAATCATCATCCAAGCATCTTCTGGTCTAACGGGAGCAGGAAAGACGTTGACAACACAGACTCATCATGTCCATTCCAGTGAAAACGTTCGTTTATATAAAGTAAATCAACACCAACATATTCCAGAAATTGAACAGGCACTTTTGGAATGGACCGGTTCATCGTATCCGATCACGTTCTCGACGCAATTATTACCGATCAATCGAGGCATCATGGCGATCATGACGGTCCAGCCGTTCCTTGATCAATCAGAAGCAGAATGGCGATCCTGGTTGACGGAACAGTATGCAACGGAACCGTTTATACGTGTACAACACAGCGATCCGGAGATTAAGTCCGTCGTGGGTAGCAACCACTGTGATTTGACCGTCTATAAGGATGAACGGACAGGGCGCGTTACCATCGTTTCGGTCATCGATAATATGCAAAAAGGTGCTGCCGGACAGGCCGTTCAAAATGCCAACATTCTAGCAGGATTTGATGAAATGTCTGGTTTGACCCAACAACCGATCTTTATTTAA
- the argJ gene encoding bifunctional glutamate N-acetyltransferase/amino-acid acetyltransferase ArgJ — protein MWQVQVETPLTITTPKGFQASGVHVGLKRKRKDLGLIWCEEGASAAAVYTTNQVQAAPITVTKQAIQASQGRIHAVLVNSGNANACTGELGLSHAYTSQQALATHFGIAPEQVVIASTGIIGQPLAIDTLLAGIPQLIPTNDKDAASDFAHAILTTDTGTKSAGQQYMQGDVQISVCGVAKGSGMIHPNMATMLGFLTTDATIEPDVLQTLLRRTIHRTFNCITVDGDSSTNDMVMILASGAAGGAPIVEGTDEAFAFEQAIETVCQDLAKQIARDGEGATKLIEVTVKGTQTDEVARMVAKQVVGSSLVKTAIFGEDANWGRIIAAVGSIKEPLDVSNVDIKIGSQWVLQQSMPVLFDEAVASQELAKQDVQIHIDLHDGVGQGHAYGCDLTYDYVKINASYRT, from the coding sequence GTGTGGCAAGTACAAGTAGAGACCCCATTGACGATCACGACACCGAAGGGATTTCAAGCATCAGGGGTACACGTGGGGCTAAAGCGAAAGCGAAAGGATCTTGGTTTGATTTGGTGTGAGGAAGGAGCAAGTGCCGCAGCTGTCTATACGACGAATCAGGTGCAAGCAGCACCGATTACTGTGACGAAGCAAGCGATTCAGGCGTCACAAGGACGCATTCATGCCGTCCTCGTCAACAGCGGGAACGCGAATGCCTGTACGGGAGAACTTGGTCTATCACATGCGTATACATCACAACAAGCGTTAGCGACACATTTCGGGATCGCTCCTGAACAAGTTGTCATCGCTTCGACTGGGATCATCGGTCAACCGTTAGCCATTGATACGTTACTGGCAGGTATTCCACAGCTGATTCCTACAAATGACAAGGATGCCGCGAGTGATTTCGCCCATGCGATCCTGACAACCGATACCGGTACGAAATCAGCTGGTCAACAATACATGCAAGGTGATGTCCAAATTTCAGTATGTGGTGTAGCGAAAGGATCAGGGATGATTCATCCGAACATGGCGACGATGCTTGGGTTCTTGACGACCGATGCAACGATTGAACCGGATGTCTTACAGACACTATTGCGCCGGACGATTCATCGGACGTTTAACTGCATTACCGTAGATGGAGACAGTTCGACAAATGACATGGTCATGATTTTAGCGAGTGGAGCTGCAGGGGGAGCGCCGATCGTTGAAGGTACGGACGAAGCATTCGCATTCGAACAGGCCATCGAAACGGTTTGTCAAGATTTAGCGAAACAAATTGCGCGGGACGGGGAAGGTGCGACGAAGTTAATCGAAGTGACGGTAAAGGGAACACAAACCGATGAAGTAGCGCGGATGGTCGCTAAACAAGTCGTCGGATCGTCTCTCGTCAAAACAGCAATCTTTGGGGAAGATGCGAACTGGGGACGAATCATCGCTGCTGTCGGAAGTATCAAGGAGCCGCTTGATGTATCAAACGTTGATATTAAAATTGGTTCGCAGTGGGTGTTACAACAGAGCATGCCTGTCTTATTCGATGAAGCAGTTGCATCGCAGGAACTGGCAAAGCAGGATGTACAGATTCACATTGATTTGCATGATGGAGTAGGACAAGGACACGCTTACGGCTGTGACCTGACGTACGATTACGTCAAAATCAATGCGAGTTACCGGACATGA
- the argB gene encoding acetylglutamate kinase, whose product MTKRKVIKLGGSVWEQLDTRYFEEWKAWVETGNELLIVHGGGPLLSSYCEQEGIKPVFRNGVRVTTDGVLLGARRILAGEVQSGIVQQLNQAGIPAVGMSGLDGASVHGKKVKGLGAVGQITHIHPRLFTVLSTNGYVPVVTSLVTGEQGVLNSNGDACAIAVAKAWSVDRFELLTDVEGVKVNGDYQSEITSAAIEAAIASGEIYGGMIPKVEAMMQATQHGIPEIVIRSGKNALAAGTRIKEELHECTTTHLSTY is encoded by the coding sequence ATGACGAAACGAAAAGTCATCAAACTAGGTGGTAGTGTGTGGGAGCAATTGGATACGCGGTATTTCGAGGAATGGAAAGCGTGGGTCGAAACCGGTAACGAATTATTGATCGTCCATGGAGGTGGTCCTCTTCTATCGAGTTACTGTGAACAAGAGGGAATCAAACCCGTGTTTCGAAACGGTGTCCGTGTAACGACGGATGGTGTCTTACTCGGGGCGCGACGGATCTTAGCAGGGGAAGTCCAATCCGGGATCGTTCAGCAGTTGAATCAAGCGGGGATTCCTGCCGTCGGGATGAGCGGGTTAGACGGCGCAAGCGTCCATGGTAAAAAAGTCAAAGGACTCGGGGCAGTCGGTCAGATCACGCACATTCATCCGCGATTGTTCACGGTGTTGAGTACGAATGGTTATGTGCCGGTCGTCACATCCCTTGTCACAGGGGAGCAAGGTGTATTGAACAGTAACGGGGACGCGTGTGCGATTGCTGTCGCGAAAGCTTGGTCTGTCGACCGATTTGAATTGTTGACGGATGTTGAGGGTGTAAAAGTAAACGGTGACTATCAATCAGAAATCACGTCTGCAGCCATCGAAGCTGCGATCGCGTCGGGAGAAATCTACGGGGGAATGATTCCGAAGGTCGAAGCGATGATGCAGGCCACTCAGCATGGTATTCCAGAGATCGTCATTCGGTCTGGGAAAAATGCGTTAGCTGCAGGGACACGAATCAAGGAGGAATTACATGAGTGCACTACTACCCACTTATCAACGTACTGA
- a CDS encoding acetylornithine transaminase, whose product MSALLPTYQRTDVELVKGQGSIVEDATGKTYLDFIMGIAVCNTGHRHPYVQQRLEEQLNRIWHTSNLFQIAAQERVAERLTEDSHLSHAFFCNSGAEANEAAYKLVRKWTGKTEVVTFKQSFHGRTFAMMGATGQEKIKAGYGEMVNGFKHLPFNEMESLSAITDQTAAVWLEIIQGEGGVVVADDAWLEALMKKAQQYDVKIIVDEVQTGIGRTGSRFAFEQTPLVPDIITLAKGLGSGLAVGALLATEEAAEVFTPGSHGSTFGGNPLAMTAAEATLDLLLSDTVMADIQEKGEYLRQQLEKKLPKSIVSSIRGRGLMIGIECTMPVAPLIDALRENGLLVVSAGPHVIRLLPSLFVTEQELTQAIEKIQLVCQQEVIV is encoded by the coding sequence ATGAGTGCACTACTACCCACTTATCAACGTACTGATGTGGAATTGGTCAAAGGACAAGGGTCGATCGTAGAAGATGCGACAGGAAAGACGTATCTTGATTTCATCATGGGAATCGCTGTATGCAACACAGGGCACCGTCATCCTTATGTTCAGCAACGGCTAGAGGAACAGTTGAACCGAATTTGGCATACGTCGAATCTGTTTCAAATCGCGGCACAAGAGCGGGTCGCCGAGCGACTGACGGAAGACAGTCATCTCAGTCATGCTTTCTTTTGTAACAGTGGTGCTGAAGCAAACGAGGCGGCGTACAAACTCGTTCGAAAATGGACAGGGAAAACAGAAGTTGTCACGTTTAAACAATCTTTCCATGGTCGGACATTTGCGATGATGGGCGCAACAGGACAGGAAAAAATCAAAGCGGGATACGGGGAGATGGTGAATGGATTCAAACATCTACCGTTTAACGAGATGGAAAGCCTATCAGCAATTACGGATCAAACTGCTGCTGTATGGCTCGAAATCATTCAAGGAGAGGGTGGGGTCGTCGTCGCTGACGATGCGTGGCTAGAAGCGTTGATGAAGAAGGCGCAGCAATACGATGTCAAAATCATCGTCGATGAAGTGCAAACCGGAATTGGTCGGACGGGTTCACGTTTTGCATTTGAGCAGACACCACTCGTACCGGATATCATCACCCTTGCGAAAGGACTTGGAAGTGGACTCGCGGTTGGTGCGCTACTCGCAACGGAAGAGGCAGCAGAAGTATTCACGCCCGGATCGCATGGTTCGACATTTGGTGGAAATCCACTCGCGATGACAGCTGCAGAAGCAACACTTGACCTCTTGTTAAGTGACACTGTCATGGCAGACATTCAAGAAAAAGGTGAATATTTACGTCAACAATTAGAAAAAAAATTACCCAAGTCGATCGTGAGTTCTATTCGTGGTCGTGGCTTGATGATTGGTATTGAATGTACGATGCCTGTCGCACCGCTGATTGACGCCTTACGTGAGAATGGTCTTCTTGTCGTTTCGGCTGGTCCTCATGTCATTCGCTTGTTGCCATCGTTATTCGTGACGGAACAAGAACTCACGCAAGCCATCGAAAAAATACAACTCGTTTGTCAACAGGAGGTCATCGTATGA
- a CDS encoding carbamoyl phosphate synthase small subunit, producing the protein MKQSGKLTLANGTTFTGSWQGTVPVKGEVVFFTGMTGYQEVLTDPSYQGQILVFTYPLIGQYGIQAEASESNQIQVAGVIVQTLAEDGQGTSLASWLGEANVPVLSGVDTRSLVHLLRTEGDQFGDMMQENMTVPESVDAAYIASVSTTSNVEYVPEVEEGHVVCIDYGVKQSMIDALLERHMRVTVVPYDTTPERIQALAPDGLLFSNGPGDPTQLDPFLSEIRELATSYPTLGICMGHQVLAHAFGCTLLKQHHGHRGANHPVRHLASGQVFMTSQNHGYAVDVKSIEASEMELAYEHINDGSVEGLIHPALPIMTVQFHPEASPGPTEAMVVFDQFVNTVLHEEVAYVG; encoded by the coding sequence ATGAAACAATCCGGAAAACTAACGCTTGCGAACGGAACGACGTTTACCGGTTCGTGGCAAGGAACAGTTCCAGTCAAAGGAGAAGTCGTCTTTTTTACTGGGATGACAGGATATCAGGAAGTCTTAACGGATCCATCTTATCAGGGGCAAATTCTTGTCTTCACATATCCGTTGATCGGTCAATACGGTATTCAAGCGGAGGCGTCAGAAAGCAACCAGATTCAAGTCGCTGGTGTCATCGTTCAAACTTTGGCTGAGGATGGGCAAGGAACATCACTCGCAAGCTGGCTAGGCGAAGCGAATGTTCCGGTTTTGTCGGGAGTAGATACGCGTTCCCTTGTACATCTATTACGGACAGAGGGCGACCAATTTGGAGACATGATGCAGGAGAATATGACAGTACCGGAGTCAGTAGACGCAGCATACATCGCTTCTGTGTCGACGACTTCAAACGTTGAATACGTTCCGGAAGTCGAAGAGGGTCATGTCGTCTGTATCGATTACGGTGTGAAACAATCGATGATCGATGCTTTGCTTGAACGGCATATGCGTGTGACGGTCGTGCCATACGATACGACACCGGAACGGATTCAAGCACTGGCACCAGACGGTCTGCTGTTTTCCAATGGACCTGGTGATCCGACGCAACTAGATCCATTCCTTTCAGAAATCCGTGAACTGGCGACGAGCTATCCGACACTTGGTATTTGTATGGGACACCAAGTTCTCGCTCATGCGTTCGGTTGTACCTTATTAAAACAACATCATGGACACCGAGGAGCGAATCATCCTGTACGTCATCTAGCATCCGGACAAGTATTCATGACGTCTCAGAATCATGGTTATGCCGTTGATGTTAAAAGCATCGAAGCGTCTGAGATGGAACTTGCGTATGAACACATCAATGATGGATCCGTTGAAGGATTGATTCATCCGGCTCTACCGATCATGACAGTCCAGTTTCACCCAGAAGCGAGTCCAGGACCGACAGAGGCGATGGTCGTCTTCGATCAATTCGTAAATACCGTATTACATGAGGAGGTAGCATATGTGGGATAA